The genomic region attttttgtttcttataTGGCGAGAGCTTCTACATTTAAAAAGTCATGAAATTACCCCCACGTCTTTGATATGAAACAGGTAGACCTGTCGTCTGTCATGGTCATTTTCTATACTTGTTGATTGTCGTGTTTCGGATCTCATAAATTTTGCTCTGTACAATTCAGAACACAAACTTGTTCACAAAATTGCAGAGAGGAATGTGGATATGTTCATGTCCTTTCCTACCTTTCCCATGAAGCTTACCCTAATCAGATACAGTGGCATGTTTGTATCAAACACTTTCCCCCATTGTGTAATTAATCTGAGAGTTGTTTCATTACCTTTTGTTCCATGATCTGACTGCATTGAGAGATTTCCTTTTCAAACAAGAATCAGAATCAGAATGAAGGAGGACGGTTCAAAAAGATCAAGCACCTTTGCATCTTGTATAGTGGGTGCTTTATTTCTGGTGTTTATAATCATCatactgctcattctcttcttctccctATTCAAGACCAAGGATCCCAGAATCACAGTCAATGCTTTACAGGTCCCTGATTTCCATGTCTCCGACTTTCCAGATCCAGGAAACAGTACTGTAAATTTCACCATTTCAGTTTATCTGACACTCAAGAATCCCAACAGGGCAAGTTTTAACTACTATGATAGCACCCTGCAGCTCAATTATGAGGGCGACCAGATTGGATTCATGTTTATTCCTGCAGGGAAAGTGTTGTCTCAGAGGTCTCAATTTATTGGCATAACTCTGCCTGTGGAGCCCTTTTCTGCACATTTCAATCCAGATTATGACCCAACTCAGGGAGATAATAATACCATTTTCATGTCTTTGGAGGCCAATCTTAAAATGGCAGGGCGTGTGAGGGTTCTGCATGTGTTCACTCACCATGTTCAGGCCTCTGCACACTGTGAGGTTCATATACGTATACATGATGGCTCACTTAGGAGCTTTCATTGCTGACAAGAGAAGCAAAAAAACCTATGTATGTTTGGGTTTGAGGATTAGAAAGCAAAGGCAATGTTGATATTCTTAATTGATCGGTTCGTTTTGTAACTATATTGCAGGGAGTTTTGATTTGTACTAGAACGGCGTTTTCTTTGTTCAAAATGCATTTGTGATTCTTCTGTGTTTTGGAGTTAGTCACTGTTGAAGGCTTCAGCAGCTTCCATGTCTTGATTCTGGTAAGTTAATTTATTGGATCTCCTGTAAATAAGGGGTATAATTGAGCTAAATGTTTTTATTTGCCTCTAGGATTTATGggattaaatgaaaataaataaataataaatttgataAACCTGTTTAGGGCAGCTGAGCTGCCCTTTACCAGAAGGGTATGGCTATAATTTATGTATGCTATGAATGccaatttttgtaattttttatgtttgtttcatCTACACTAATTCGATGAAACTGCCCACTTGTCTAGTACTAAGATTCTGTAAGTTCTATATTGGATCCAAATCTTCATACCTTGGAGAGCGTTTCTGTTTTATAATTTGGGACAATGCAGCATGTGCTAGGTGATGAGATACTATTGAAAAGATTGCTTCTAAAATCAACTGTGTATATTTTTGAATCAGATTGTTGTCTGCAATTCAGTTTTTTATTCTCCTCTTTTTAATGGTCTGTTTTTTTATGGTAGATTATTGAATGATTCAAAACGCCATTCTTTAAGATTCTATATATGCAGTCAATTTCACAAACAATTTTTTCAATACTACATGGACTGTGGAAAACTCATTAGGACCACTGAGAGGCTAATTAAAATTAGCAAATTCTGTCTCTTGGAAGCAATAATGTTCCATTGGATCAAACTCGTTTTAGTTCTTTCTCACTAAATTTGAGATCCAGGGCATACATGGATATCTCACCTGGTATTTCATGGCTTATTTATTAAACAAACTCAGCAAACTTCGTACTTTATGctatttgtttttcccattctgatAACAAACCATAGATTGCGATCTGAAACTAAAACTCTTATTTTCCCAGAAACATTTTGATTCCCTTTTGTAGATTATGCCTCCCTCAGTCTTTCTGTCTTGTTTGATCATGATGTTGATAATTCAATAACCCATCCCAACACCACATTCCTCTTTATCCCCATTTTCTCCTTGCTTCCAATGGAAGCTTGCCTAGGCTTTTTTTCACTTTCCTCTTCTAACCAGTGAGTGATGACGCCCTAGATTGAATTcacaatttcatctctttttctctGTGCAGATTTTTGAGTAGAGGTAATCTTGTTCTGGATGATGCAAGAATCTCCCCTACCTTTGTTTCATCAGCTTTTCTACTAAGTACTTCCTACTACCTACTTTATTACTTATTAAGAAACTGTTTTTTTTAGAGGGGTAAATTCTTTTGATTTGGAGTTATGAACAAGTGAGATCATTAACAGGGATCTTAAATAAGAAACTGTCTTTTGAAATCTCAGTTACAATCCTTTTCTTCTGAAATGCAAAAGATTGCTATTTAGAATGAGTTTTCCACATCTCATATAGAATTCAATATGTACTTTTTTTAGAATCaactgtatatatgtatatatttttgtatgAACATTTCAATCACATTCAACAATCCATTATCAAGAATTTGAATGCTACATAAGCTAATCAAATGATGTCCATATACTTTTTTGGGCATTATTCAGTGAGAGAATAAATATACAGTGGCTAATCAATGGTAGAATTATTTATGGTTCTTTTATCTGAAGATGCAATCACCCTTTGTTTTCTATGTTCATTAACTCTTGCAGTGAGAACACCTGTTTTGCATTGAGAAGTAGGTGCCCAGAAAATATCCTATTAAAACATCATCTGTGTAAATACATTACAAAAAGTAAACGAAAGTAGGTGTATGACAAAATACAGAAACTGTTTAAATGGGGTTAATTTTCAACTTTATTGGCAGGTGCACAGCAATCTTAGATTCCCACTGCATCAAAATCCTCTTTTCCCCGGTATAATTCTTACCTAAATGATTAGATGCCGCTTCCTTTAATAAAGAAACAAATGCTCCATACACAAGAACACTTCTTTTTCATAAAATATAATGGAGACAATGTGGTACAGGTGTTTTTAAGAGCTTTGTCAACACTAGCATGTGCTTTGATAGAATTTTTCTTCTGAAAGAGAAGCGCGGTTTTCAATAAATGAGTGAGTTGGGGATCCTGTAGATGTCTTTGGACAAAATTTCTCAATTCTTTGCCAGTGTCGTATGCTGTTCATGTGCGCAACTTACTACGAATTTAAGATGAGAGAAAAAGTTAAAAAagtaaatggaaattaggtttGAGTGGGAAGTGCATGATTGCAAGGTATGTGATGGAGCGGGAAAAAGGAGGTGGTGCATGGGACCCATTTGTAAGGACTAGGGACAACCATTCTACACGCATAGAAATATACTCCTTGTGGGGTCATATTCTTCATTATTGTTTCCTTCATACTTTTAATGTTCTTTTAATTTTGTAAGGGTAATAGGAGTCATTATTTCTCCTCTTGAAAGGGATAGAGATGCTTGTAATGATCAATGGTTGTTACTTCATATGATTGATTTTATCATAGTAATAATTCAAAAGTTTATGTTTTGTATTTGATGTTATATTAGTGAAGTGTTTATATTTTTAAAGGTTTTAAGGGaagattttatatttataaaatcgTGTGGTTATCTAATACGGATGAAGGGTATCTATGTGGTCAAATTTGTTTGGGCATGATCTCAACCCCATCCATTAAGATGTTGGAGCATTGCACTCAATAAGACTTGATCTTGGTGAGCTCATTAAGAAACATTCAACTTCACTAATAGACCAAGGATCTATTGACTCTTTGAGAACATTTGATTGACAAAACTATTTATCTATATGTTTCTTGACcatcttttaaattttttagatATTATTATTAGATCAAATATATAATGTAttgtgtatttatattttttataattttttttctaagttAAGGTGGAAAGttctatttctaaccctaaatttaTTGTAAGTTGTATGTCACAAGCTAGAAGCTTGAGTTTCAAGCTCACCGTCGACTTAATACAACATCACCTAAAGAAACACCTCACCCTTATCTTAACACCATGTccaaaaaaataaaggaaaataaagaaaaaacattGTACATTGATGTTAGCCAAGACCTTTCATCAATTGTAAGTATCAATCTATTCCATAATCCTCCAACGTTAATATAGGATTtagattataaataaaataaatttctatttGTTTATTAAGAAAATAGTTCAATTGATGTAGAGAGATTATGAGGTAATAAGAAAAACATTCTCCATGTTTGGGAAAAAATCTTAAATAAGGAAAAACCTAAAATAGCATAATACTTGCATACGAGTTTTTCCATAATATTATATTTTAGATAAGTCTTTTCAATGCGTCTTACCAATTTTAAGCCATATCAATTATATACATAATATTTATGTCTATATTATAAAACTAGTATATCtacattttaaaaaatctatgtaaaaatactttgagagatatcaaatttcaaaatatttaacattcataaacatttaatatttaaaaaaatatatacaaaattaaactcaaaaccaaatacttataaattatcaattaaataaatattctaaactaatatattaAATTCTTACAAATAATCAAAGGTGTAGCTCAATTGGTTGAGCACAATTGATGAAGATATTGATTTGTTCCTTGATTACACCATCTACCTTCAAAGCCACAAAATGTCTCGATGAGTTTAATATTCTAGATTATCCTATTTATAACAATTgagccaaaaaaaatttaaatgtataCCTATAATATTTGGATTTCCCTATTTATAACAACTTAGCCAAGAGAAAAACAACTTGCAATTTAAATGTTCATACTTCTTCATAACATTTGGATTCT from Cryptomeria japonica chromosome 3, Sugi_1.0, whole genome shotgun sequence harbors:
- the LOC131072077 gene encoding uncharacterized protein LOC131072077; translated protein: MKEDGSKRSSTFASCIVGALFLVFIIIILLILFFSLFKTKDPRITVNALQVPDFHVSDFPDPGNSTVNFTISVYLTLKNPNRASFNYYDSTLQLNYEGDQIGFMFIPAGKVLSQRSQFIGITLPVEPFSAHFNPDYDPTQGDNNTIFMSLEANLKMAGRVRVLHVFTHHVQASAHCEVHIRIHDGSLRSFHC